A single region of the Nicotiana sylvestris chromosome 6, ASM39365v2, whole genome shotgun sequence genome encodes:
- the LOC138870717 gene encoding uncharacterized protein encodes MSFAIVWFEPGEARAYGTDLVKDSLEKVKLIQERVRTTQSKQKSCMDQKARNLSFMVGEKLLLKASPMEGIMRLGKKGKLSPRLFVPFEVLRSHMLYYNTFQLDESLGYEEEPIAIVDRQVRQLRSKKISAVKVQWRGQPVEEVNWETKEDMRVRYPHLFSTPGMILDSFKDEHLFKRWRM; translated from the exons atgtcgttcGCCATCGTatggtttgagcccggcgaggctagggcATATGGCACTGATTTAGTGAAGGATTCCTTGgagaaggtaaagttgattcaggagcgagTTCGCACAACACAGTCCAAACAAAAGAGTTGCATGGATCAGAAGGCGCGtaatttatcatttatggtgggcgaGAAGCTTCTCTTGAAAGCCTCGCCGATGGAGGGTATCATGAGGCtagggaagaagggaaagctgagcccaaggttatttgtcccatttgaggtgttgag GTCGCATATGTTATATTACAACACAtttcagctagatgagagcttgggatatgaggaggagccaattgccattgttgataggcaggttcgccagttgaggtctAAGAAGATTTctgcggtaaaggttcagtggaggggtcaaccaGTCGAGGAAGTGAATTGGGAGACTAAGGAGGACATGCGGgtcagatatccacacttatttagcactccaggtatgattctagactctttcaaggacgaacatttgtttaagaggtggagaatgtaa